CTAGGTACACCTATGGCAAGTACAGCCCAGCCCCAGCTGACTAATAACTAGATCCAAAGCCAGCTCCTTGAATCTTAGCTCCTTTGGGAAGAGTAATTGAGGCATTGAGGTCAATGAATGCACAAGCTGGACAGTGGGACCCAGCTCCTGTTGTGCCATCAAGAAGGAAATTGAAAAGCCCTATGACCCCAGCTACCTTACTCCCAGGCTGTCCCTCTCAAGCAGGATCCAGGGAACACCAGCATGAGAATCACGGCAGGATGGGGAGAGGTTAGAATGCAGATTCCAGGgactcaccccagacctactgaatctgaatctTTGAGGGTATCTTCAGGcgtctgcattttaaacaagctccccaggtgaatCTGATCTCCCCAAAGTTTGAGCACCACTGTGCTAAGCATTCTCTCTCCTACCCACCAAAGCCTCAGTTCTGAAGGAGACACTCCTCATTTTAATGAAGACAGGGTTGGATCAGAAGCAATGGGGTTGTCAATGTGTGTCTTCCCTCACGCCTTCAGGATTCTCCCTTTGAAGTTTGTGGAGCTCCAGGTCTGTGACCGCTTTCAACGTATCCTGCGGTTGAGGACAGTCACGGAGAAGATCTACTACCTAAGGCTCCACCCTGACCATCCTGAGACTGTCTTCCGCTTCTGGATCCGACTGGTTCAAATTCTGCAGAAGGGCCTGTCCATCACCACCAAAGACCCTAGGATTCTCGTCACTCACTGCCTGGTACCCAAGAACAGCTGCAGTCCCTCAAGAGACTCACAGGTAACTGGGCACCATTGGCTCCTCCAGCCAAGGCCAGAGCTGAGCTGTAGAGCTTCGGTGAGCTGATATGGGGGCACCCTGGGAAGCCTTGCCTTAGGCCTTTTCTAACCAGCTTTACTGATTAAAATTCACCTGAGTGTACAGTTCAAATTTTTCAGTAAATgtatagagttgtgcaaccatcaccacaatccagttttagaacatttctatcaccctaAAAAATTCCCTCATGCCCATTTGCAGTCATTCCCTGTTCCTACTTTCTGCCCTAGGCAGCCATTGATCTGTCTTCAATCTCTACTCATATTTCtgaaacatttcatataaatggaatcctataaTATATAGGctttcgtgtctggcttctttcacttagcataaggtttTTCAAGTTCATCCATATCATAGCATGGGGCCAACTCTAGGGTAGAGTCACAGATTATCAATAATTTATTCCTTTcaattgctgaatagtattccattgtatagatataccatgttttatctattcaccagttgatggacatttggattgtttccagtttggggctattatgaataatgctgctgtggacaTTTGTGTACAAGCTTTTGTATAGATGTATGTTAGGGTATGTTTTTATTTGTCATGGGTAGATTCCAAggaattggaattgctgggtcatatggtaagtttatgtttaaaccggcaaactgttttccaaggtgacagtaccattttacgttcccagCAGTAATGCATGAGGGTTTTAGTTTCTCCGCATCTTCACCAACAATGGtattgttgggaattccctggcggttcagtggttaggactccgttcactgctgagggcctgggttcaatccctggtcagggaactaaaatcccacaagccacacggccaaaaaaaacaaaaacaaaaacaaaacaatggtattatctttttaattaaagTCATTCTAGTGGATGTGTTATGTTTTTAATTAGGGTTTCCTGTCGAGCAACTTTACATGGGCTTATTAGTCATTTATGTATCTTCTTGGTGAAATTTCTATTCAAATCTTtcttgaaactttttaaaaaaatatttatcttatttatttatttggttgtgccaggtcttagttgaggcaggccGGCTTCTTAGGTGCAGCTCgcctgctccttagttgtggcatgcaaactcttagttgtggcatgcaaactgttagttgtggcatgcatgtgggatctagttccctgaccagggatcaaacccaggccccctgcagtggaagcgcagagtcttaaccactggaccaccagggaagtcccttgcctatttttaaattgatttttttcttcttattgagttgtaagttctttgcatattctggatacaagtcctttatcagatgtatgatttgtaaatattttctcccagtctgtgagttgtcttttcattttcttaatgatgtcttttgaggagcaaaagtttaaaattttattttatttatttttatttttggctgcgttgggtctttgttgccgcgcgcaggctttctctagttgcggcgagcaaggaccactctttgttgcagtgcgcgggcttctcattgcggtggcttctcttgttgcagagcacaggctctaggcgcacaggctttagtagttgcagcacgcgggctctagagcataggcttggtagttgtggcgcatgggcttagttgctccgcagcatgtgggatcctcctggaccagggcttgaacccgtgtcccctgcattggcaggtggattcttaaccactgcaccaccagggaagcccaaaagtttaaaattttgatgaaatgcagtttatcaattttttcttttatggatcaggcttttggtgttgtatctaaaaactctTTGTTCAACCCAAAGTCACTAAGATGttatcctatattttcttctagaagtctaGAAGacttagctcttacatttaggtctctgatccattttgaattaatatttgtgtatgatgtgaggttGGGGTACttttttaagtacttttttttttttttttagcatgtgGATATACAACTGTcctagtaccatttgttgaaaagcctaTCCTTTCcacattgaattgtcttggcatctttgccaaaaatcaattgaccataaatgtaaggatttatttctggcttctcaattctgttccattgattcgtttgcctattcttgtgccaataccacaatgtcttgattaatgtagctttatagtaagttttgaaactgGGTGTTGTAAATCTCCCAATTTTgctctttttcaaattgttttggctattccagatcctttgcatttccatgtaaattttaggatcaacttgtcgatttctacaaaaaaaaaaaaaaagcctgctggaattttgataaggacaTGTGGAATTTatatatcaatttggggaaaattgccatcttgacaatattgagtcttttaatacatgtatatcgaatgtctttccatttatgtcAATCTAATTTAATTTCCCTTAGCaatgttttgtagctttcagtTTACAAGTTCTACACTTCTTTTGTTCaatatattcctaagtatttgatTGTTGTTGATAttattgtgaatggaattgttttcttaatttaatttttgcatCAGTCATTGAAAGTGTACAGGAATACAATTGGTTTTTGTGTATTAATCTTGCTTATTAGTTGTAGTGgtttttgtggattccttgggattttctacatatgtgCATACATTCATGTCATCTGCGAATAAAGACAGCTTAACTTCATTTCCAGTTTggatccatttatttgtttattgccttattgcattagttAGAACCTTCAGTACAATGTTTAATAGAAGTAGCAAAagtagacatccttgccttgttcctggtaTTAGGGGAAAAACATCCAGTCttttattaagtatgatgttaaccatgggatttttgtagatgccctttataaGGTTcaggaaattcccttctattccttgtttattgagaatttttatcatgaatgggtattaGATTTTGCCAgatgctttttctccatctgctGAGATGATCAcatattttgtcctttattctattaatatagtatattacattaattgactTTTAGATGTTAAACCAGCCTTGTGTTCCTGAAATAAATTCCATTTGGTTATggtgtgtatgatcctttttatatattactggATTTGGTTCACTAGCATTTTGttaaggagttttgcatctatgttcattagagatattggtctgtagttttcttgtgatagcctggctttggtatcagggtaatactcaCCTTATTGAGTAATTTGGGAGGTGTTCCCTCCTCCTCTATTTCTGAGTTTGTGACGATTGGTGTTActacttctttaaatatttgatagcatTCAAGGAAGCCACCTGGGGCTTTTTGCCCCAGGCCATAGAGTATAATGAACAGAAGCCTGACTTGAGTTACAACACAAaatccatgaaggcagagatttttatctgttttcttcacttcccttccccagtgcctggcacatagttgatattcaataaatattgaatgagtaTGAGCAGCGTGCACAACTGGGGCATCTGTGGGGCATCACAGGCAACAGGGAAAAAGGCAGTTTTACTCTGACATAAAAAGTAGCTCAACGTAGGATATTTCTTagagaaatgaatttgaaaaacattaaatTCCTACAATAAACATTTAATCCCCttccatttaaatataaaaccaagTAGCATAAGCTTTATTAAAGTTTATATTAATAGGCTATTCAATAACATATTAAGGTATGTTAATAAGAATAGCTTATCTACTAAATTATGTTTAAAGTTTTCAGAGACAATGTTATTCTTGGGACACCAAAGGATATTTATAACAGTACGGGGGTATAAACAAACAGATATGGCCTCAGAATTGCCTCTCTGTGTAGTTGGCGTGGCTTGTCTGATAGGACAGCTGAGTTCTAACCTTTAGGGTCTGGACCATGATATTAGGAAAATGCAGAGACACTAAGAACTTAACCacctggttttgctttttttcctccatcTAGTTAGTGCAGAAGAAACTCCAAGCCTCCCAGCCCAGCGAGAGCCTCACGCAGCTGATGGCCAAGGGGGAGAGTGAGGCCCTCTCTCAGATCTTTGCCGACTTGCACCAGCACAGCCAGTTCAGGTACATGACTCAAATCCAGCCAGCATGACGTCCCCAGATGGTCTGCGCTGGGAGATCCAGAAACCAAGTTATCTTGGTTAATGGGCACAGGGAAGTGCATGAAGTATTGCCCCTCAGTATCCAGTCTGTATTCTTGACTCAGGGCAACCTTTTCCTGGTCTCTTTGCCTAATTCTCCTTCCCCACAAGCATCGTGGGCTTCACCCCAGAGGAggaattttataaaaaatgaaaagtagcttcttcaatattaagaataaattagTAACACAGGTGGAAAAGTAAAACCTAATTTCTAAACTAGTTTCTAGTCCTACAGAAAAGTAGTCAAAACATTGTTTAAAATGTCATCATCTATCACTGGGTTCCTTTACCTACTTACCTGGCCTCTGCTTGAACTTTATGGAGCTTCTatggtcacctttttttttttttaatgttttctggaAAGCTCCCTCATGCAGGCCTGTCTTCTCCATGCCTGAGGAAATGTCCTTACGTGTACAGATGACGTAGGGTTGCGTCTTAAGACTGGTTGGtatgagagagacagaggtcGAGAGCACTTAGACCACAGGGCACCACGGCCAGAGAGCAAAGATAAAATGGGAACCGGGGTCCTAGTGAACTTGATTTGTGGtgtcaaagaaaaggaagaacagaaaaaaattagtaaatgtcACCAGAATAGAATAACGAGGTGTCAGAGAGAAGGAGATTTTTGTCGTAACAGGGACCAGCAACTCAgagacagaatttaaaaaaagaaagttttctttGTGAATGCCAGTAATAAACTGAAAACCAGGAGAGCTCAGAGGATTGCAATCTCTCATAATGGGTAAGAGCTCACACAACCCTGGGCCCAAGTCACCACTCTGACTATGAGCCCTTGGGGGCATATTGTTTAACTCTGCTGGGCCTCGGTTTTTACACCTATAAAGTGGAAATTGCGGTAGTGCCAACCTCAAGCAGATagtgtcaggattaaatgagctcaCATGAATCAAGTGCTTGGCCCATCCTCAGCAAATTTACAGGAGGATGTAATAAACTCTCAATTAATATTAacttgtagggaattccctggcggtcctgtggttaggactctgcgctctcactgccgagggcccgggttcaatccctggtcagggaactgagatcccgcaagccacacggcgcggccaaaaaaaaaaaattagcttgtATTATTAATTCTAACTTGATCTGGAAGTAGAAAAAGTATTAACACAAGAAACAGACTTGTTAGTTGCCCGCTGTTAAAGAATTTATACTGGGGTTGTCACTCTGTATATCATACAGAGATCTGGAATGAAGGAAGATGTAAGAAGGTAAGATGTCACATTGTTGAGCTGGAGAGCCCTGGACTCTAATGGAGGAAGATATTTGATATCTAATAGCAAGATATTTTGACTGTCTCAGAATGTTAACTTAcagattttctttattattctggGAAGGACGGCTTCTGTTTATACCTCACTGGCCACAAttcagtcacatggccacacccagctgcaaaggaggctgggaaatgcagcCTCCATTCCACATAGCCATGGGCCCAACACAAAATTAGATGTTCTGCCccggagggagaagggaaaagggCATGCTGGGGACCTACTGGCAATCTCTGGCACAGATAGCTTTTAATATCTCCAGGAGGTCAGAGGCGTCGAAGACCTGAAGGAGAAACATGCACAAGCCAGATAAAGGGTAGAGAAAGCTGTGCAGGGTAAGGGAACAAATGAGGCTTCACCCTGAGGAAGAAGCTTGGTGAGtgcagagaaagggaaggaaggccaGTGGGGAAGTGGGGATGGTGGTAGGACGACATACGTAGAAGTGGGCAGGGACCAagccaggcaggggctgggaagcCATGCGAATGGATTTAGACTTTAAGTGTAATGGGAGCCTTAGCAGCATTTTAAACAGGGAAGTGACGTGAtcccatttacattttaaaaaggtcaCGCTGGCTGTTGCAGTGACAGTGATTTGAAGAGAGGGAGGCTAGGTGTGGAGAGACCAGCCAGGGAGCTATGGCAACCGAGTCTGGGCTGTCATGTACAAGACGGATCAGAGGGATGTGAGAAACAGGGAACATTGAATTTTTGCTTCCTTATCTCAATGATTGCTTTGTACAGACATTTCGtttcttctctttaatttctCAGCATGAAGCCCTGAGtgatgatttttctcctcatttaggCAGGTTCTAGTCTGGTTGCAGTTATAGCAGTTTTTGCACATTGGCAGCAACATGCAACGtacagcaaataaaataaatggccaAGATGCAGGACCAAACAGATGGAGTCACACCCACTCCACCTCAGCGAAATCAGCAGCCTGGGTTCTGCTGCCCAAactccaccccatcccacctcccccttccctattttttcttctggtaCTTTAATATGCGTCACACCCACCCAATATAGCCACAGCTGGCCTTTTTCACATTTATATCTGCCTCTAAAGCTTTTGTTGCATCAGGAAAAATATAACTAGAAACAAGATTTAAAATGAGAGTTTCATgctctattcttttccttttgacttccatttcctTGATCCTGAAATGGCTGGAGTTCCAGGAGCagcagaaagacagagaaaaaaaaggacagtccAGGTAACGGAGGGCACGGGGCACCCTTGTCTCGGAGAATTTTCTGCTCTGCAGATATAGGAGTAAGATTGCCTCTAGCACCCCATCCCAACTTTCCTGGTGCTGTCAGGGTTGCCATCATCCTCCTGTACCTTAGTTTGAGTTCCTCTGGGATCTTTGGCCACCATAGTCAATTTGGCATCAAATCCTATTAATTCCTTTCTTTCAAATGTTTCTTATATTCTTTACTTCATTTCTACTCCCACAGATCCCACCTTAGTCCACTTTATCACCTCTTGCCTGGACCACGGCAGCAACCTCtgctagttcattcattcatttattcattcaaaagcaTGCACTGAGCACTTGGTAAGTGCCAAACACTGTTGACGGCTTTGGAATCACAGTGAAGAAAGACACAGCACCCCCTTCAAGGGGTTTATAATTTTTGGAGTCAGATGGGTAAATCCCCAAATTACATAACCTCTCCTTCCAGGCAACATTCAAAACTCAAGCCTGGGGTGCCACAGGAGCACAAAGGCAGGCCTCCCTCACTCCTCCCGGGAAGCTGTCCCAGAAGGCCTGGGTTCTGAGCTGAGTCAGAGAGGATGAGTAAGAGTGGGCTGGCCAAGGCGGATGAGGCGGGGTTTCTAGGAAGAGACACAGAGTCTGTGTGAAACAGCATGACCCATTCTGGAAACAGCAGCCCTGTTCCCTATTTATTTCCGGGTTCTAGTTTACCCCAGATCCACTCATTTTGGCATGGATGATCCTGCATGAACTTTCCCCTCGTACCCATCTCACCTGGTCACTATCCCCTCCTCAAATGGGAGCCCTCTGACTCCTCCTGTTCTCCAGCCCAAATCTTCTGCTCTGGTCAAACCTCAGCTACCCTTCCCCATGCCTTATTcatccccctctcctcccttcctcctgacGCCACCCTAAATCCTACCTAACCTTTCAGGTCCACTCACGACACCTTCCTGCCCAGACAAATCTCTCCTTGTTCATAACCTCTCTTACACAACGTAATATCCCTAATTGTTTCATAGGCTTAAGTCTTGTTTCTTCAACCAATACTAAATTTTTCTGGTGCCTCTGAATTTCTACAGTGGCAAGCACAGGGCTGGGAACAcaataggagctcaataaatatttgtgcaccaCACCACTAAGAAATTATTCCTCCAAATTGGCTCAGGAGGCAGCCAGAATATCATGTTATATTTAGAGATTTAGAGGAATGTGTAGATCCCGGGGGAGCTGTGCCAACTTTTATCCAAACCAGGGGTTGCAACGCAAACATCTGCAGGGGGTATAGAGGAGTAAAGAGTCTAAGTATCATAGATATAAGAAATGGCTGGGTTTTCTCTCAACTCTATCATTGGTAAAACAACAGCTGGGCTGACACTTGGTTTCAGCATTGAGGAgacaatagggagtggtggggacagtGGCATGAAAAAGTGAACGTTTCAATTAAAGCTTCAACTAATTGTTGTCATGCTGCAACACAGGCCTGGGGTTGCCAGATACtctgatttttcaagaaaaaacaaaaatctgaatttttatatCACATACCCCCCCCCCAACATCATAAAATACTAAAGTACAGTACAGGCCAACACTTAGTGGGCAAACAAAAGGTATCCGCAAACCAAAGTGAGCCTGGAGGCTGCCAATTCACAACCCCTGTTCTATATGGTAAATAGAGCTGATTGCTGGCCCACGTTTTCTCCAAGTCTAGAAGTGCTTTCTCATATTATGTGACTGCTAGTACAATGGTGATTCATTAATGTTTTTCTACATACattcaaacacagacacacacacacacacacacacacacacacatacacatacacatacactcaaaACATACTGCATGAGATTAGAgttgaagaagacagaaatagagaatatTTCAAACTTATTTCTAGGACTTGAGAGAACAGCTAGAATTTCAGACTCATAGGACATCTGTGTCATGGGAACTGTTGTTCCCAAGATGCCCCTAGGCTGATTTCAATTAATCATCCTGGGGTGTCCTCAGGACCCTGTTCTCTCCTTGGAGCTGAAGGAACCCCTCTTTTCTCTTTGGGCCAGGTAGTGTACCCTTTCAGTTTGGAAGCACAGTCACACCCCAGCCTCTTGGAACTTTTggatgatgagagagagagagagagagagagagagagagagagagcgggcGCTACATTTGGAAAAGCCAGCGTCCCCAAGCTTACCGGTGTAGTTGAATCTTTCAACTCCCTATCAGTGGGTGGTGTGACCTATCACAGTGCTTCCCAAACTTTCACGTGCAAATGATCCCCTGAGGATCTTGTTAatatgcagattctgattcagtgggtctgggtggACCTGAGACTGCATTTTTCACATGCTCTAGGTGATGCCAAGGCTGCTAGGCTGCAAGCCACCCTTTGAGTAGCTGAAGCCAAGTGGACCAGGAACAGGCTCTGGCTTCAGGCCATCTGGGTTCAAGGCCATTGCCAGTTCCGCTAGCTGAATCTCCTAGGGAAATTCACTTGGTTAACCTCTCCAAGCCACGTTGGTTGCCTCCTTTTACTGGTACTGCCTTGTTCACATGATGTAGTGGTAAAAACACGGGCTCTGTTGCCTGGTTATCTGGCTTTGAATTCTGGCCTTGCCTCCTCATTTTGTGACCACGGGTAAGTGACTTAACCTTGCTGGGCCTCAGAATCCTCATGCATCAAATGGGGACTATGGCAGCACTGACCTCTCGGGGGTTGTTGTGAGTATTAAAAGAGCAAAACGCCTGTAACTgtttggaacagtgcctggcccataataAGCACCTCGCAAATGTTGGCTGGACTCTGTGAGAGTGCTCTGTGAATTAAAGTACACAAATGCGTTCCCTTTTTGACCTAGAAAAAAAACGTCCCAGTGAAGACTCCATCCCTTGCACCCGTGACCTCAGCTGGAGGGAGTCGTTCACCTATGGAGAGTGGGAAAGAGAGAACCCCTCTGGGCCGCAGCCCCTCTCGCTCCTCAGCACTCTGGCAGCCTCCACCGGGCCCCGGCTGGCACCACTCATAGGTACGGTGATGGGATTAATCCAGCtgccttcctgggacaggcctGGAATCCTACCTCAGGTCTGGGTTCAGGTCCTAAGGTCCTGGGGATGATTCCAGGAGgctgtggggtgggagtgggggggcctctttctttctttttttttaattattattttattttttaataaatttatttatttatttatttttggccgcattgggtcttagttgctgcgcgcgggctttctctagttgcggcgagcgggggctactctttgttgcggtgcgcgggcttctcattgtggtggcttctctcgttgtggaccacgggctctaggcgctcagccttcagtagttgcggtgcgcggacctcagtagttgtggctcgcgggctctagagcgcagcctcagtagttgtggcgcacgggctttgttgctccgcagcatgtgggatcgtcccggaccagggcccgaacccatgtcccctgcattggcaggcggattcttaaccactgcgccaccagggaagccctcagccctCTTTCTTCTTGCCCTGTTCTTCTGTACCTCCAACTGGCCTGAATGAAACCCTGAGTATGGCAGCTCCAGAGCCACCAGAGGCCCCTGGGAGTTCCTGCAAGTGGCTCTGAAGGGACAGAGACTAGCAGGACGCTGTCGTCACTAGAGCTGCCTTCTCCCTGCAGTGTGGGAGGCGTGAAGGTCTGCCTCTGCAGCGGGGTGGGGagctccttttccttccctgagCTCCTTGGGAGCCCCAACCTTCCACTGAGGAGAGTGGGAAGGAGCTAGGGGCCCTAGCTGGGGCCCAGCCCTTATCTTCCCAAGCTCCAagcctcatccatccatccatgtattCATTTAACAATTATTCATTAAGTACTTCCTTTGTGCCTCTCTCTGACCAGAGAGAGATCCTTAAAGAAGGTAGAAGTGGTTATATGTTTTCCAGAGTAAAATATTATCAATAAACCACTAACTCTTTAAAAGTTACCTGTTATTAATAgttgacaattttaaaaattaacagaagTATCTAGGTGCCCCCAGAAGAGCTTTTAAGGCGTTATATCTTATTGTAAGTTTTTCTCTCCTACACCTACAGGAAGTTCTATTTGAGCCACCCTTTCACACTGGAGAGAATCTACGCAACCCTCGCCAATGCCACTCTGCAGCATTCAGCTTTCTGAGGGACTCTGTCTGgatggaggggaggagaaagctGTAACTAAGGAAAAACTAGAACCATCTCACGCTGACAACATAGCCTTTCCCTGGAGAACCACTTGGGAGCATGGCTCCTGGATGAGAAGCATTATTCCAGTCCATAACTTCATGTCCTCACCACTGCacatcaccacacctcacctccGTTCCAGCACAAGAAGACGTGCTCTCAGAAGAACCAGGACCAcg
This genomic window from Eubalaena glacialis isolate mEubGla1 chromosome 8, mEubGla1.1.hap2.+ XY, whole genome shotgun sequence contains:
- the GARIN1B gene encoding Golgi-associated RAB2 interactor protein 1B, whose protein sequence is MLSSVPHRKTWNKSKKTVKVTRSYPTFPSLNAWEEFRGLFPVDREPNPGVGLGVEEGLLCQMVHSPEFNLFPESVVFESNFVQVKKGRNWIDIYKASNTMALGVTSSVPCLPLPNILFMASVKWHHGQSQTWNQPTTAPKIILKRILPLKFVELQVCDRFQRILRLRTVTEKIYYLRLHPDHPETVFRFWIRLVQILQKGLSITTKDPRILVTHCLVPKNSCSPSRDSQLVQKKLQASQPSESLTQLMAKGESEALSQIFADLHQHSQFRSSRKTEKKKDSPEKKRPSEDSIPCTRDLSWRESFTYGEWERENPSGPQPLSLLSTLAASTGPRLAPLIGTHKKTCSQKNQDHDGEKEGKRTRTRGEVKENKTGVKRNVEGGNQRRGKMQKSGDRKKQKRGQEKVHL